The genomic interval ACTCACTGAAGATGTAGAGTGAAGCTCTACCAATACCTTTGCACAATCCCTAGTGTTCCAATAAACACAAAATTCAGTATGTTTCACaaaattcacaaacaaaagTTACTTCATCAGAAAAAAGAAACAGTAGTGCATACAGCAATTGTGTTTCAGTGAAACCGGTGTGCCGCTTCAATGTTTCGCTCCACAACGGGCTCTTGTTCAGCGTGCATCGAGCTACATACACTGCTGATGCAGCAACGATAGATGGGCAGTACATGATCATTGGATAATGCATTAATGCAAGCTCTGAAAGGAAGAACACCATATGCTCCATCTGCATTATGTAAGATATATGAATTCATTTGCCAGTAAAAACATCAACTTTTTTAGTTAGAGCAAATGAAATTAGTAATTTTGTATCATCAAAGTTTCACCTCTTTATCACATAGAGCAGCAGCTTTCAGAAACctcacaagaaaaacataaggtGTAGGAACAGTTAAATGCCATTCAAGCTTGTTCAGTATCACTTTCTCCTTGGCAAGTATTTCCTCTCTGCTGTATGCTCTGTCTGATATGCATATGAAGTCATTTACCTGCAAATTCAATGAATTGTGACAATTTGttgttaaaacaaaataaaagtaaacacTTTCGGAGAAGTTTACCTCTGGTGCCCATATTTCCTCGTATTTGCAGGCTATAAGCATCGCGCTGACTCCTACAAGCTGCAACTCCCTCCTGAACACTGTCTCCATGGAAAGGTACTTATCCATGATGTAGAATGTGAGGTAGAGAGTTTCTGGCATAAGTTCAAACTTGTTATGCACTTCAATCAGCCAGTCGGCCAGAATGGCCCTCATCTTTGCATTTATTTCAATCTGAGAGTCGATATAGTCATGTGGTCTACTAGAGCTCTGCATTACAAATAGAAACAATCACTTCTATGTTCAAATGCATTCAGCTTGTGATAAATACAAAGTTATTGAGTTTCAAACCTCTGCAAGCTTATAAAACTTGTAGATATCTTCAACATAGTCAACAACAGCTAACTGATTATCAGCATCCACTGCATCAATGTCCTCAACTTGAACCTTTGGTTTATCAACAATTCCGCAAGCAAcctgaaaacaaataaaagatgtAAACATGGAACAGAACTAAGCATAAATCCATCTTGTTATATGTTGATTTTACCTTGCTTCTGGCAGTGAGCACTGAGGTAAGAGTCTGaactttcttctttgttgaaTTACGGTGAGAAATCTTTGGCTCGGcatgtttcttttcttcttcagtgTCAGGGCTGATAGTAATGACAGCCTCTGGTTTACTCGGCTTCGAAGTCTGCTTCTGTTTCGCAACTTTCGCCGCATCTTTTGCCACTGCTACATCAACTCCAACAGCAACTGGCTTCTGTAAATTTCAAGAATCAAGAAGATGTAATGACTGAACACTTCAATTACTACAATATATACAAAATCAGAAATTTTATACCTTATTAGCAGCAGCAGCTGCTTGTGCATTTGCAAGAAGCTGAGCACCAAAACTTCTGAAAGGaaccaataataaaaaatacaaattcaaaaccCAGAATGAAAAGAAGATGGAAAAAACAAGAAGACTAGGACATTGTGAACTGACCTGGTCACTGGGCGATTAATCTGATAAACTGGTtttctgttaaaaaaaaaaaaaacaatacaaaaacatCACAGATGAACCAAAAGGAGATGATCTACTTCATCTTAAGAAATATTAAGCTGTGTCTTTACCCATCTGGTCCTCCGAGGTTGACAAGATTCCCAATGTCTCCAAGCACCCTCCGGTTCCTCCCGTCTGCTCCGGCGGCCACTTTCTGCTTCCCGGCCGGCACTGCCTCTCCTGATATAACAACATCACAACAAAGAATAAGAAGCTATTCCAttagaacaagaagaaaaggcaAAGAATCCAAGAAGAGGATTAGAAATTGATATACCTCTCTGATGCCTTGTAGCCATGTCTGCTGAATGATCCTTGAGAATGcccaagagagaagaagaaacagTGGAGACCGACTCTTCCCCTCCCTTCTCCtccttttgcttcttcttcttcttcttcttcttcttcttctggctCTCTTCTTTATAACTAGAGCTCTCTcaacaaataaa from Dioscorea cayenensis subsp. rotundata cultivar TDr96_F1 chromosome 7, TDr96_F1_v2_PseudoChromosome.rev07_lg8_w22 25.fasta, whole genome shotgun sequence carries:
- the LOC120264447 gene encoding G2/mitotic-specific cyclin S13-7-like is translated as MATRHQRGEAVPAGKQKVAAGADGRNRRVLGDIGNLVNLGGPDGKPVYQINRPVTRSFGAQLLANAQAAAAANKKPVAVGVDVAVAKDAAKVAKQKQTSKPSKPEAVITISPDTEEEKKHAEPKISHRNSTKKKVQTLTSVLTARSKVACGIVDKPKVQVEDIDAVDADNQLAVVDYVEDIYKFYKLAESSSRPHDYIDSQIEINAKMRAILADWLIEVHNKFELMPETLYLTFYIMDKYLSMETVFRRELQLVGVSAMLIACKYEEIWAPEVNDFICISDRAYSREEILAKEKVILNKLEWHLTVPTPYVFLVRFLKAAALCDKEMEHMVFFLSELALMHYPMIMYCPSIVAASAVYVARCTLNKSPLWSETLKRHTGFTETQLLDCAKVLVELHSTSSVSKLKVVYKKYSSPDYEGVALLSPATKVVEEMKKLEITSRR